One part of the Humulus lupulus chromosome 9, drHumLupu1.1, whole genome shotgun sequence genome encodes these proteins:
- the LOC133800716 gene encoding uncharacterized protein LOC133800716, whose amino-acid sequence MQIVHIICNFMRIWSIYSLYQYLSHTGASVVLFLFTCLVPSSILFLVLQKPWKGRPLSNTQVVPSIINGGIMALYFVLWGKGLKSFGPLRAILAEYVGVVLGVLSTLLYGRRGHVWKKIGRLIAMVTSFYFLSQGWAMEIYSPFYILCLMSCTFGINQVLL is encoded by the exons ATGCAAATTGTTCATATTATTTGCAATTTCATGAGAATATGGTCAATTTATTCTCTGTACCAATACTTGTCTCACACAGGTGCTTCTGTTGTTCTTTTTCTCTTCACTTGTCTGGTCCCATCATCCATCCTATTTCTTGTTTTGCAAAAGCCTTGGAAGGGTAGACCGCTCTCAAATACACAG GTAGTACCGTCTATAATAAATGGTGGCATAATGGCTTTATACTTCGTTTTATGGGGAAAAGGTCTTAAATCTTTTGGACCTCTTAG AGCTATACTAGCAGAGTATGTTGGTGTTGTCCTTGGAGTATTGTCTACACTGCTATATGGGAGGAGAGGACATGTTTGGAAAAAG ATTGGTAGGCTTATTGCAATGGTGACGTCTTTCTACTTCTTATCTCAAGGATGGGCCATGGAAATATATTCTCCATTCTATATCCTCTGTTTGATGTCTTGTACTTTTGGAATTAATCAAGTTCTTTTATAA